A region of uncultured Anaeromusa sp. DNA encodes the following proteins:
- a CDS encoding response regulator: MTEGQLRVLVIDDELPMRRMLRVALESYDYTVVDAADGKEGLVQAAMQQPDLILLDLGLPDLDGKEIVRRLREWTQVPIVILSARDQEPEKIEVLDAGADDYLTKPFGMGELLARMRVSLRRSGREDNGPALMCGALCMDVSSHTVTLQGEDLHLTPTEYTLLKVLIQNTGKVMTHKQLLKQVWGDAYSQDTHYVRVYIAQLRRKIEANPLRPQYIITESGVGYRFSDPGA; the protein is encoded by the coding sequence ATGACGGAAGGGCAACTTCGAGTTCTGGTTATTGATGATGAACTGCCGATGCGGAGAATGTTGCGGGTTGCCTTGGAATCCTATGACTATACCGTAGTGGATGCGGCGGACGGCAAAGAAGGTTTGGTACAAGCGGCCATGCAGCAACCCGACTTAATTCTTCTGGATTTAGGTTTGCCCGATTTAGACGGCAAGGAAATTGTACGCCGTCTGCGAGAGTGGACACAGGTGCCCATTGTTATTTTGTCAGCCCGCGATCAAGAACCGGAGAAAATTGAGGTGCTGGATGCCGGGGCCGATGACTACTTGACTAAGCCCTTCGGTATGGGCGAGTTATTGGCAAGAATGCGTGTATCACTGCGGCGTTCTGGCCGGGAAGACAACGGACCTGCACTGATGTGCGGCGCTCTTTGCATGGATGTATCCTCGCATACCGTAACTTTGCAGGGGGAAGATCTGCATCTAACACCGACGGAATATACGCTGTTGAAAGTGCTGATACAGAATACGGGAAAAGTGATGACCCATAAACAATTATTGAAGCAAGTGTGGGGCGATGCCTATTCTCAAGACACGCATTATGTGCGGGTATATATTGCTCAATTGCGGCGGAAGATAGAAGCAAACCCCTTGCGGCCCCAGTACATTATTACTGAATCGGGCGTGGGATATCGATTTTCTGATCCTGGAGCGTAA
- a CDS encoding TIGR01777 family oxidoreductase — translation MKQILVTGSSGFIGKELFRFLKESQFKLLPLSHQDIAAYQNKGEVFPATQLSEITGIINLAGVSISQRWNEKNKALILESRLSTTRFLVDSLQRAKDLQLPIPSVFINASAIGYYGISPTGIQTEESPPGTDFLASVCQQWEQTALQAERLGIRTVLCRFGVVLGTSGGALPRMARPFHWGVGGTIGDGNQHLSWIHFQDLLQALQLALTSSSLQGAYNLTSPHPISMRQFAASLGKQLKKPAWTRLPGTAAKLLLGEMAEAILLADQQVLPQRLLTEGFQFQFPDLASALADLYPDSKTQE, via the coding sequence ATGAAACAAATTTTAGTAACTGGAAGCAGCGGCTTCATCGGCAAAGAGCTGTTCCGTTTCTTGAAAGAAAGCCAGTTTAAGCTTCTCCCCTTATCCCACCAAGATATTGCTGCCTATCAAAATAAAGGCGAAGTATTTCCCGCCACACAACTATCTGAAATCACCGGTATTATCAATTTAGCCGGAGTCAGTATTAGCCAGCGCTGGAATGAAAAAAACAAAGCCCTCATTCTTGAAAGCCGTCTCAGCACCACGCGTTTTCTGGTAGATTCCCTGCAGCGCGCCAAGGATTTACAGCTCCCCATTCCTTCTGTTTTCATAAATGCTTCCGCCATCGGCTATTACGGCATTTCGCCAACAGGAATTCAAACCGAAGAAAGCCCTCCTGGAACTGATTTTTTAGCTTCCGTCTGCCAGCAATGGGAACAAACAGCTCTCCAAGCTGAGCGCTTGGGAATACGAACGGTTCTTTGCCGCTTTGGCGTTGTTCTCGGAACCAGCGGCGGCGCTTTGCCCCGTATGGCGCGCCCCTTTCATTGGGGCGTAGGAGGAACTATAGGCGATGGCAACCAGCACCTGTCCTGGATCCACTTTCAAGATTTGCTGCAGGCGCTGCAGTTAGCCCTTACCTCTTCTTCCCTGCAAGGAGCTTATAACCTCACCAGTCCCCATCCCATCTCTATGCGCCAATTTGCCGCTTCATTAGGAAAGCAACTAAAAAAGCCCGCTTGGACCCGCCTTCCCGGTACAGCAGCCAAACTCCTTTTAGGCGAAATGGCAGAAGCCATCTTACTGGCAGATCAGCAGGTATTGCCGCAACGCTTGCTGACAGAAGGATTTCAATTTCAGTTCCCCGATCTCGCCAGCGCCCTGGCTGACTTATACCCCGATTCGAAAACACAGGAATAA
- a CDS encoding alpha-hydroxy-acid oxidizing protein: MTYKELLENARTCIGVHCKACLVCNGIVCKNTIPGPGAKGIGDTAIRNYQKWQDLRVNMDTLCENKPVNTTLELFGQTFKYPFFASPVGAVNMHYSDKYTDTTYNDILVSACKENGIAAFTGDGVDPKVMTGATAAIAKVGGCGVPTIKPWNLDTIQEKLALVKKAGSFAVAMDIDAAGLPFLKNMTPPAGSKSIEELRRISELAGIPFIIKGIMTIKSAMKAKDAGAAAIVVSNHGGRVLDQCPATAEVLPEIAAAVGSDLKILIDGGIRSGTDIFKALALGADGVLICRPFVTAVYGGEAEGVKLYIEKLGEELKDTMAMCGAFSLKEITKDMVRK, from the coding sequence ATGACTTACAAAGAACTTCTCGAAAACGCCCGCACCTGTATCGGCGTCCATTGCAAAGCCTGCCTAGTTTGCAACGGCATTGTCTGCAAAAACACCATCCCCGGTCCCGGCGCCAAAGGCATCGGCGATACGGCCATCCGCAACTATCAGAAATGGCAGGACCTTCGTGTCAACATGGATACCCTTTGCGAAAACAAACCGGTAAACACCACGCTGGAACTATTCGGACAAACTTTTAAGTATCCTTTTTTTGCCTCTCCTGTCGGCGCGGTTAATATGCACTACAGCGACAAATATACCGATACCACCTACAACGACATTCTCGTTTCCGCCTGTAAGGAGAACGGCATTGCCGCCTTTACTGGCGACGGCGTTGATCCCAAGGTCATGACAGGCGCTACTGCAGCGATCGCCAAGGTAGGCGGCTGCGGCGTACCTACTATCAAACCTTGGAATTTGGATACCATTCAGGAAAAATTAGCCCTTGTAAAGAAAGCCGGCTCTTTCGCGGTTGCCATGGATATTGACGCCGCTGGGCTTCCCTTCCTAAAAAACATGACGCCTCCCGCTGGAAGCAAGTCCATTGAAGAACTTCGCCGCATTTCGGAACTAGCTGGCATCCCCTTCATCATCAAAGGGATTATGACCATTAAAAGCGCTATGAAAGCCAAAGACGCTGGTGCTGCGGCCATTGTTGTTTCCAATCACGGAGGTCGGGTCTTAGATCAATGCCCCGCCACGGCTGAAGTATTGCCGGAAATCGCAGCCGCCGTCGGCAGCGACCTAAAAATCCTCATAGACGGAGGCATCCGCTCCGGTACAGATATCTTCAAAGCTTTGGCCTTGGGAGCTGACGGCGTACTCATCTGCCGCCCCTTTGTTACCGCCGTGTATGGAGGCGAAGCAGAGGGCGTCAAGCTCTATATTGAAAAGTTGGGTGAAGAACTGAAAGACACCATGGCCATGTGCGGCGCTTTCAGCTTAAAAGAAATTACCAAAGATATGGTGCGAAAATAG
- a CDS encoding C39 family peptidase, whose translation MQLNVLSLRKKVVFVAVMLAFLGTPFLATPVSFAAEERTIPYPPSYVIDKEGASSFKGIGNVEASPYFSTQDYYNLQSNSHLTLLSHYKTYQQTTEITCGPAAALTVLEHFENHAWDELKIATIMGTKPEVGTDTKGMVKFFKAIHWDVTSSLQASGKDGATFANYYEFRDFILKNLQANTPIMVENIEWGGHWRVIIGYDTMGTETVADDVLILADSYDTSDHLQDGYAVNSAVRFYYMWFDAHMLPKGQQNQQWLVAKPLAKDTERRVTE comes from the coding sequence ATGCAACTAAATGTACTAAGCTTGAGAAAGAAAGTGGTTTTTGTAGCAGTTATGCTGGCTTTTCTAGGAACTCCTTTCCTGGCGACTCCCGTGAGTTTTGCGGCGGAAGAACGCACGATTCCGTATCCGCCGAGCTATGTTATCGACAAAGAGGGTGCTTCATCCTTTAAGGGCATTGGCAATGTGGAAGCATCGCCGTATTTTTCAACACAAGATTATTATAATCTGCAGTCGAATAGTCATCTGACGCTTTTATCGCACTATAAGACGTATCAGCAAACGACCGAAATTACTTGTGGTCCCGCAGCGGCCTTGACGGTGTTGGAGCATTTTGAAAATCACGCTTGGGATGAATTAAAGATTGCGACAATCATGGGTACCAAGCCAGAAGTCGGCACCGATACAAAGGGCATGGTGAAATTTTTCAAAGCGATCCATTGGGATGTAACTTCCAGCTTGCAGGCCTCCGGCAAGGATGGCGCAACCTTTGCGAATTACTATGAATTCCGCGATTTTATACTGAAGAATCTGCAGGCTAATACGCCTATTATGGTGGAAAACATTGAGTGGGGCGGACATTGGCGGGTTATCATTGGGTACGATACTATGGGGACGGAGACAGTGGCGGATGATGTCTTGATTCTTGCTGATTCATACGATACGTCGGATCATTTGCAGGACGGCTATGCGGTAAACTCTGCTGTGCGTTTTTATTATATGTGGTTTGACGCGCATATGCTGCCTAAAGGACAGCAAAACCAGCAATGGCTTGTGGCTAAGCCATTGGCGAAAGATACGGAACGCAGAGTGACAGAGTAA